From Brochothrix thermosphacta DSM 20171 = FSL F6-1036, a single genomic window includes:
- a CDS encoding ABC transporter permease — protein sequence MDTLSLIVSSTLLMSAPLIFTALGGLLSERAGVVNIGLEGLMIMGAFSGIVFNLTFADTFGAWTTLLATLFAMVCSGVFALFHAVATITFRADHIISGTALNFLALGLTVFLTKIIYGKGQTDTISQNVDYSNIPILQDIPFIGQIFFQRISFYSYIAIIVAIVIWFVLNKTVFGLRLRSVGEHPLAADTMGIKVNRMRYIAVIMSGMLGGIGGALYAQSFTNNFNATTIAGQGFMALAALIFGKWNPLGALGAGLFFGFAQSLAVIGGSLPFFSHWPTIIMQILPYVLTILALAGLIGKAEGPKANGVNYVKPK from the coding sequence ATGGATACTTTATCATTGATTGTTTCATCAACTTTATTAATGTCAGCACCGCTCATTTTCACAGCATTAGGTGGTTTACTTTCTGAACGTGCAGGTGTTGTTAATATCGGTCTTGAAGGTTTGATGATCATGGGTGCCTTTTCAGGTATCGTATTCAATTTAACCTTCGCTGATACATTTGGTGCTTGGACGACATTGCTAGCGACACTTTTTGCAATGGTATGTAGTGGTGTATTTGCACTCTTCCATGCGGTTGCAACGATTACATTCCGTGCCGATCACATTATCAGTGGTACAGCACTCAACTTCCTAGCATTAGGACTAACAGTCTTTTTAACAAAAATAATCTACGGAAAAGGTCAAACTGATACTATTTCACAAAACGTTGATTATAGTAACATTCCGATCTTGCAAGATATCCCGTTTATCGGGCAAATCTTTTTCCAACGTATTTCGTTCTATTCATACATCGCAATTATTGTAGCGATTGTGATCTGGTTTGTATTAAATAAAACAGTCTTTGGTCTACGTCTACGTTCAGTAGGTGAGCATCCATTGGCTGCTGACACAATGGGTATAAAAGTTAACCGTATGCGTTATATAGCGGTTATTATGTCCGGAATGTTAGGTGGTATTGGTGGTGCGCTTTACGCACAATCATTCACAAACAACTTCAATGCAACAACAATCGCAGGTCAAGGGTTTATGGCGCTAGCTGCCTTGATTTTCGGTAAATGGAATCCACTAGGTGCCCTAGGTGCCGGTTTATTCTTTGGTTTTGCACAATCATTAGCAGTAATCGGTGGTTCATTACCATTCTTCAGTCATTGGCCAACCATCATTATGCAAATTCTACCTTATGTTTTAACGATTTTAGCTCTAGCTGGTTTAATCGGGAAAGCGGAAGGTCCAAAGGCAAATGGTGTAAACTACGTCAAACCGAAGTAG
- a CDS encoding ABC transporter permease has protein sequence MSRRFQGLIVPVASIVLGLLIGAIIMLAFGYDPIAGYSALAYGAFGNSYYLGETLRLTTPYILTGLAIAVAYKMNMFNIGAQGQLLMGWIGAVWAGTLFDFPKFIHLPMAIVVGGICGALWALVPGLLKAYLKVNEVIITIMMNYIALYIFNWLIHDVFTDGKDQTDVVKETASLKSPFLENITQYSTLHWGIILSLIFAVIIWVFMKKTTKGYEFEAIGFNENAAMYAGMNVRRNIIFAMLISGFLAGTAGAMEGLGTFGFAFTQGSVSGIGFDGIAVALLGALSPIGIVFSAFLFAALNIGKTTISVEAGIPNELVNIVIALIIFFVAASYIIQWVIAKMAAKKGGR, from the coding sequence ATGTCTAGACGTTTTCAAGGTTTAATCGTCCCTGTGGCATCGATTGTGCTAGGTTTGTTAATTGGTGCGATTATTATGCTAGCGTTCGGTTACGACCCAATAGCAGGCTATAGCGCCTTAGCCTATGGTGCATTCGGTAACAGTTATTATCTAGGTGAAACATTACGTTTAACAACACCTTATATTTTAACTGGTTTAGCGATAGCAGTTGCTTACAAAATGAACATGTTCAACATTGGTGCTCAAGGTCAGCTCTTAATGGGTTGGATAGGTGCCGTTTGGGCAGGAACACTGTTTGACTTCCCTAAATTTATTCACTTACCAATGGCAATTGTTGTCGGTGGTATCTGTGGTGCTTTATGGGCGTTGGTTCCAGGACTTTTAAAAGCATATCTTAAAGTAAATGAAGTTATCATCACAATTATGATGAACTATATTGCACTGTATATTTTTAACTGGTTGATTCATGATGTTTTCACAGATGGGAAAGATCAAACGGATGTTGTGAAAGAGACAGCGTCGTTAAAATCACCATTTTTAGAAAATATTACGCAATATTCAACATTGCACTGGGGTATAATTTTGTCACTCATATTTGCTGTTATCATCTGGGTATTTATGAAGAAAACAACAAAAGGTTATGAATTTGAAGCGATTGGTTTCAACGAAAATGCGGCAATGTATGCAGGAATGAATGTACGTCGTAACATCATTTTTGCAATGCTTATCTCTGGTTTCTTAGCAGGTACAGCAGGAGCAATGGAAGGTTTGGGTACATTTGGTTTTGCCTTTACTCAAGGTTCTGTATCAGGAATTGGGTTTGATGGTATTGCTGTTGCATTATTAGGAGCACTTTCACCAATCGGTATTGTATTTAGTGCCTTCTTATTCGCTGCATTAAATATTGGGAAAACAACAATTTCAGTTGAAGCAGGTATTCCGAATGAATTGGTAAATATTGTGATTGCGCTTATCATCTTCTTCGTTGCTGCAAGTTATATTATTCAATGGGTCATTGCGAAGATGGCTGCTAAGAAAGGTGGGCGTTAA
- a CDS encoding ABC transporter ATP-binding protein, with protein sequence MEYVVEMLNIRKQFGDFVANNNINLQVKPGEIHALLGENGAGKSTLMNVLFGLYELDGGEIRVKGKKENITSPNKANDLGIGMVHQHFMLVDKFTVAENIILGHEPSRLGLINKKEAIKEIEALSNKYGLQIDPHKRIDQIGVGMQQRVEILKTLYRGADILIFDEPTAVLTPQEIIDLMGIMKLLVKEGKSIILITHKLKEIMTVCDRVTVIRKGEGIGTVNVAQTSPQELANMMVGRAVLFSTAKKAAHPTDVVLSINDLVVAEEKHKIEKVSHLSLEVKAGEVLGIAGIDGNGQTELIEAITGLRKVKHGTIQLNGEKIHNLKPRQITEKGLGHIPEDRHKHGLVLEMSLANNIALQTYYQKPLSKHGFLNQKEIDRFANGLIKEYDVRTSSEHVPAGKLSGGNQQKAIIAREIDRSPQLLIAAQPTRGLDVGAIEFIHKRLIEQRDQGRAVVLMSYELEEILNVSDRIAVIYEGRIVAILDAKETNEQELGLYMAGEVKANV encoded by the coding sequence TTGGAATATGTAGTTGAGATGTTAAATATTCGTAAACAGTTTGGCGACTTTGTAGCAAATAACAATATTAATTTACAGGTTAAACCTGGTGAAATTCATGCATTATTAGGTGAAAATGGTGCTGGTAAATCAACATTAATGAACGTGTTATTTGGTTTATACGAACTTGACGGTGGCGAAATAAGAGTAAAAGGTAAAAAGGAAAATATTACAAGTCCTAATAAGGCGAATGATTTAGGTATTGGTATGGTTCATCAACATTTTATGTTAGTGGATAAATTTACAGTCGCTGAAAATATTATTCTTGGACATGAGCCATCACGTTTAGGCTTAATTAATAAAAAAGAAGCAATTAAAGAAATTGAGGCACTTTCTAACAAGTATGGCTTACAAATTGATCCGCATAAACGCATCGATCAAATTGGTGTTGGTATGCAACAACGTGTCGAAATTCTTAAAACGCTTTATCGTGGTGCAGATATCCTCATATTTGATGAGCCTACAGCTGTGTTAACGCCACAAGAAATTATTGATTTAATGGGAATTATGAAATTGCTGGTTAAAGAAGGCAAATCAATTATTTTAATCACGCATAAGTTGAAAGAAATCATGACAGTATGTGATCGTGTGACAGTTATCCGTAAAGGTGAAGGTATTGGCACTGTAAACGTGGCACAAACCTCACCACAAGAACTTGCTAATATGATGGTTGGACGAGCAGTTCTGTTCTCAACCGCTAAAAAAGCGGCACATCCAACAGATGTTGTGCTATCTATTAATGACCTTGTGGTAGCGGAAGAAAAACATAAAATTGAAAAAGTATCTCATTTGAGTTTAGAAGTGAAGGCAGGCGAAGTTTTAGGCATTGCTGGAATTGATGGTAATGGTCAAACTGAGCTTATCGAAGCAATCACCGGTTTACGAAAAGTGAAGCACGGTACAATTCAATTAAACGGGGAAAAAATTCATAATTTAAAACCTCGCCAAATTACGGAAAAAGGTCTAGGACACATTCCAGAAGACCGCCACAAACATGGTTTAGTACTGGAGATGTCTCTAGCTAACAATATAGCGTTACAAACATACTATCAAAAACCATTAAGCAAACATGGTTTCCTTAATCAAAAAGAGATTGATCGTTTTGCAAATGGGTTAATCAAAGAATATGATGTCCGTACAAGTAGTGAACACGTTCCAGCCGGAAAATTATCTGGTGGTAACCAACAAAAAGCAATCATTGCGCGTGAGATTGATCGTTCGCCACAATTACTAATTGCAGCACAGCCTACTCGTGGTTTAGATGTAGGTGCGATTGAATTCATACATAAACGTTTGATTGAACAACGTGATCAAGGACGAGCAGTTGTTTTAATGTCGTATGAGTTAGAAGAAATTCTAAATGTAAGTGATCGAATTGCAGTTATTTATGAAGGACGTATTGTCGCAATTTTAGATGCAAAAGAAACAAACGAACAAGAATTAGGTTTATATATGGCTGGGGAGGTAAAAGCAAATGTCTAG
- a CDS encoding BMP family lipoprotein has product MKKRSLAVVLIMVVVLSSFLAACGNKSSKSDDAKKDDKFTVAMVTDQGGVDDRSFNQSAWDGLQKFGKDNGLEKGKSGYDYFQSANEADYKTNLNSAIRSNFDLVFGVGFQLTKAVTETAKQQKDAHFALIDDVVEGVDNIASIRFADNEGAFLMGVIAGLTTKTNHVGFIGGMEGEVVGRFEAGFKAGVKEVNPKAKIDVKYVGSFVQADKGQQIAATMYSNDADIILSAAGASGNGAFTEARNLKKEDSSREIWFMGVDRDQADQGEVKVDGKTFNVALASQIKRVDIAVEETSKLAKDGKFPGGKTIVYGLDKDAVGIADSTDNIDKKVLDKVKEYKEKIISGDVKVPEKP; this is encoded by the coding sequence ATGAAAAAACGCTCGTTAGCAGTTGTATTAATTATGGTTGTCGTTTTATCTTCATTCTTAGCAGCATGTGGAAACAAATCTTCAAAATCAGATGATGCTAAAAAAGATGACAAATTTACAGTAGCAATGGTTACGGATCAAGGTGGGGTAGATGACCGTTCGTTTAACCAGTCAGCATGGGATGGACTTCAAAAATTCGGTAAAGATAACGGCTTAGAAAAAGGCAAGTCAGGTTATGATTATTTCCAATCTGCAAATGAAGCAGATTACAAAACAAACTTGAACAGTGCAATTCGTAGCAATTTTGACCTTGTTTTTGGTGTAGGGTTCCAGTTAACTAAAGCTGTTACTGAAACTGCTAAACAACAAAAAGATGCACATTTCGCTTTAATCGATGATGTTGTCGAAGGCGTAGATAACATCGCAAGCATTCGTTTTGCTGACAATGAAGGTGCCTTCTTAATGGGTGTAATTGCTGGTTTAACAACTAAAACGAATCATGTAGGTTTTATCGGTGGTATGGAAGGTGAAGTTGTAGGGCGTTTTGAGGCAGGATTCAAAGCGGGCGTTAAAGAAGTAAATCCTAAAGCTAAAATTGATGTGAAATACGTTGGTTCATTTGTTCAAGCGGACAAAGGACAACAAATTGCAGCAACAATGTACAGCAACGATGCTGATATCATTCTTTCAGCAGCAGGTGCATCAGGTAATGGTGCCTTTACAGAAGCTCGTAACTTGAAAAAAGAAGATTCATCACGTGAAATTTGGTTCATGGGTGTTGACCGTGATCAAGCAGATCAAGGTGAAGTCAAAGTTGATGGTAAAACATTCAACGTGGCTTTAGCATCTCAAATCAAACGTGTTGATATCGCAGTAGAAGAGACATCTAAATTAGCTAAAGATGGTAAATTCCCAGGTGGAAAAACAATCGTTTATGGCTTAGATAAAGATGCTGTTGGTATTGCTGATTCAACTGATAACATTGATAAAAAAGTGTTAGACAAAGTTAAAGAGTACAAAGAAAAAATCATTTCTGGTGATGTAAAAGTTCCAGAAAAACCATAG
- a CDS encoding SMI1/KNR4 family protein — translation MQPILGSAIEEFIEISEDADIKLTSRKATKEELKMLESELPVKLPQWYRDLIGDYPIINLEVKWNVETTNPSYSGETAIEFFEPQYIIEETMEEFPGIDLVHLNYICIGSEPAGTGDNYYIRLDDEDPTLYQFPIPIGSDETEPLLERRIQIAEHISDVFREAIKTIQ, via the coding sequence TTGCAGCCTATATTAGGAAGTGCTATTGAAGAATTTATCGAGATATCTGAAGATGCGGACATAAAGTTAACAAGTCGTAAAGCCACAAAAGAAGAATTGAAGATGTTAGAAAGTGAGCTTCCGGTCAAGTTGCCTCAATGGTACCGCGATTTAATCGGTGATTATCCGATCATTAACTTGGAAGTTAAGTGGAATGTTGAAACAACTAACCCGAGTTATAGTGGTGAAACAGCCATTGAATTTTTTGAGCCGCAATATATTATAGAAGAAACGATGGAAGAATTCCCTGGCATTGATTTGGTTCATTTGAACTACATCTGTATTGGGAGTGAACCTGCCGGCACTGGAGATAACTACTATATTCGATTAGATGATGAAGATCCTACGCTGTATCAATTTCCAATCCCAATTGGAAGCGACGAAACTGAACCATTGTTAGAACGTCGTATTCAAATTGCTGAACATATCAGCGATGTTTTTCGCGAAGCAATAAAAACAATCCAATAA
- a CDS encoding DUF1033 family protein: MTRWQIIQTESFNEPWWFFDDWQEDIVLELEATTREEAKALYIEAFTKLHDTYGYQQVKKNTLAAFWCDEEKCFCEECDDDLQVYHGLLVLKDGEHDPDLISN, from the coding sequence ATGACACGTTGGCAAATTATTCAAACAGAAAGTTTTAATGAACCTTGGTGGTTCTTCGATGATTGGCAAGAAGATATCGTTTTAGAACTTGAGGCAACAACACGTGAAGAAGCGAAAGCTCTCTATATAGAGGCATTTACGAAATTGCATGATACATACGGATATCAACAAGTTAAAAAAAATACATTAGCCGCATTCTGGTGTGATGAAGAAAAATGTTTTTGTGAAGAATGTGACGATGATTTGCAAGTTTATCATGGCTTACTAGTCTTGAAAGACGGCGAACATGACCCGGATTTAATCAGCAACTAG
- a CDS encoding acylphosphatase, protein MDNLTTCEIQAYGTVQGVGFRYGTLFIARSLGLSGWVKNMPDYSVLIHVKGNKHDIITFIDKLKKGPTPSARVTKLETTWDIEPPIQTDFTIIY, encoded by the coding sequence TTGGATAATTTAACTACTTGTGAGATACAAGCATATGGTACAGTTCAAGGTGTTGGCTTCCGTTATGGCACACTTTTTATCGCACGTTCCTTGGGCCTTAGTGGCTGGGTTAAAAACATGCCTGATTACTCAGTTTTAATTCACGTTAAAGGTAATAAACATGACATAATTACCTTTATTGATAAATTAAAAAAAGGTCCCACACCTTCAGCTCGAGTGACTAAACTAGAAACAACTTGGGATATTGAACCTCCAATACAAACAGATTTCACAATTATTTATTGA
- a CDS encoding HAMP domain-containing sensor histidine kinase, whose amino-acid sequence MRIHQILNMKNRSLKYKWMLGTSVAIFLTFSVFAVAIYQGVSTMLLNEEKSKVQTALNNVTFSLTGKSWHQVNATDFPIDSESLNENIYNRGLIVRILKPDGSTWYPAQYGGEQQYNIPLEKVEAITVKETVNKGSRVIVGIKPVLENNAKIVGYVQVINPLTSVNSLMKYLFWTLLILDIIALVFSAILGYVMALHLLQPIKDLARSMVNSQENGFKARVKNIDAEDEISELLTIYNDMMRRMEVTFEQQKHFVEDASHELRTPVQIIEGHLNLLNRWGKDDPEVLEESLKASLFEVNRMKKLVQEMLDLSRAEQVSNTAELQITNLNEAVEQVKRNFEILHDDFNITYDYNPDIVLRSLILRNHLEQILIILFDNAVKYSNGLSEINITLEQIGNRAVIKVKDHGVGIDPSELDKVFNRFYRVDKARTREVGGNGLGLAIAKQLVVSYKGTISADSVVGEGTTVSVSLPIMEEEVIQTARKKPLKKNKL is encoded by the coding sequence ATGAGAATTCATCAAATTCTCAACATGAAAAATCGTTCCTTAAAATATAAATGGATGTTGGGAACGAGTGTTGCCATCTTTTTAACCTTTTCTGTCTTTGCAGTCGCTATTTATCAAGGTGTATCTACCATGCTTCTTAATGAGGAAAAGAGTAAAGTTCAAACGGCACTTAATAACGTAACGTTTTCATTGACTGGTAAAAGTTGGCATCAAGTGAATGCCACTGATTTTCCAATTGATAGTGAAAGTTTAAATGAAAATATTTATAATCGTGGCTTAATTGTGCGGATTTTAAAGCCGGATGGTAGCACATGGTACCCAGCTCAATACGGTGGTGAACAGCAATATAATATTCCTCTTGAAAAAGTTGAAGCGATTACAGTTAAAGAAACGGTAAATAAAGGCAGTCGCGTTATCGTAGGTATTAAGCCTGTTTTAGAAAATAATGCTAAGATTGTGGGTTATGTACAAGTCATTAATCCGCTCACCAGTGTAAATTCATTAATGAAATATCTTTTTTGGACGTTACTGATTTTAGATATCATCGCATTGGTATTCAGTGCTATTTTGGGATATGTAATGGCCTTACATTTGTTGCAACCCATTAAAGATTTAGCGCGTTCGATGGTGAATAGTCAGGAAAATGGTTTTAAGGCACGCGTGAAAAATATTGATGCCGAAGATGAAATCAGTGAATTGCTTACTATTTATAATGATATGATGAGACGTATGGAAGTAACGTTTGAGCAACAAAAACATTTTGTTGAAGATGCTTCACACGAATTGCGAACACCTGTACAAATTATTGAAGGACACCTTAATCTCTTGAACAGATGGGGGAAAGATGATCCTGAAGTATTAGAAGAGTCCTTGAAGGCTTCGTTATTTGAAGTTAATCGTATGAAAAAACTTGTACAAGAAATGCTTGATCTTTCAAGAGCTGAACAAGTTTCTAATACTGCCGAACTACAGATTACTAATCTTAACGAAGCGGTAGAACAAGTTAAACGAAATTTTGAAATATTGCACGACGATTTTAATATTACGTATGATTATAATCCAGATATTGTGTTGCGTTCATTAATCTTAAGAAATCATTTAGAACAAATTTTGATTATCTTATTTGATAACGCTGTGAAATATTCAAATGGTTTGTCAGAAATAAATATTACGCTTGAACAAATCGGTAATCGTGCTGTTATTAAAGTGAAAGATCACGGTGTTGGTATTGATCCTTCAGAGTTAGACAAAGTATTTAACCGTTTTTATCGTGTGGACAAAGCAAGAACACGTGAAGTGGGTGGAAATGGTTTAGGTCTAGCGATAGCGAAGCAATTGGTCGTGAGTTATAAAGGAACTATTTCAGCAGATAGTGTTGTGGGTGAAGGTACAACTGTCAGCGTTTCACTACCTATCATGGAAGAAGAGGTCATTCAAACTGCTCGTAAAAAACCGCTGAAGAAAAATAAATTATAA
- a CDS encoding response regulator transcription factor produces MNNILLVEDEKNLARFVELELKHENYNVTIAHDGREGLELALEGEWDAILLDLMLPSLNGIEICRRIRQQEQQTPIIMLTARDSVIDRVSGLDHGADDYIVKPFAIEELLARLRSLLRRVENAEPAQKQTKLSYRDLNVEKESRMVLVGEEVIELTKREYDLLLTLMENINIVLTREVLLNKVWGYETEVETNVVDVYVRYLRNKIDRPGEESYIQTVRGTGYVMRT; encoded by the coding sequence GTGAATAATATATTATTAGTTGAAGATGAAAAAAATTTAGCGCGTTTTGTTGAACTTGAATTAAAACATGAAAATTATAATGTAACCATTGCACATGACGGCCGTGAAGGTCTTGAATTGGCGTTAGAAGGTGAATGGGATGCGATTTTGTTAGATTTAATGTTACCAAGCTTAAATGGTATTGAGATTTGTCGCCGTATTCGTCAGCAGGAACAACAAACCCCCATTATTATGTTAACCGCAAGAGACAGTGTTATCGATCGTGTTTCTGGTTTAGACCATGGTGCGGATGATTATATTGTGAAGCCTTTTGCAATTGAAGAATTGTTGGCACGATTGCGTTCTTTATTGCGTCGTGTTGAAAATGCAGAACCCGCTCAAAAACAAACGAAGTTAAGTTACCGTGACTTAAACGTTGAAAAAGAAAGCCGGATGGTTCTAGTTGGCGAAGAAGTGATTGAATTAACAAAGAGAGAGTACGATTTGTTATTGACTCTAATGGAAAATATTAATATTGTGCTAACACGTGAAGTGTTATTAAATAAAGTCTGGGGTTATGAAACAGAAGTGGAGACCAACGTTGTAGATGTATACGTGCGTTATCTACGTAATAAAATTGATCGTCCAGGTGAAGAGAGTTATATCCAAACGGTACGAGGCACAGGGTATGTGATGCGCACATGA
- the pheA gene encoding prephenate dehydratase codes for MNIGYLGPVGTFSYQVAHRAFPEEQHTAYTTISECLDAVAANEIDVCLVPFENAIEGTVNVTLDYLYQNDVPPIQAEYILPISQNIMVNKQRSSDWQEATTVLSHPQGLAQCHDYLTKNFPHIKREAVSSTAFAAEYVSTHPDEKTLAIAPLFAAEHYDLDVVRANAQGNMHNETRFIALSNRKLAITDDPIETKTTLLLKLPDNDSGTLHTMLSTFAWRNINMSKIESRPTKTRLGQYFFHIDLDVGADNRLLDNAMVEISLLGGTVKVLGSYDVYKIK; via the coding sequence GTGAATATTGGCTATTTAGGTCCGGTTGGGACTTTTTCATATCAAGTGGCGCACCGTGCTTTTCCAGAAGAGCAACACACAGCGTATACGACGATATCAGAATGTTTAGATGCAGTTGCGGCAAATGAAATCGATGTTTGTTTAGTGCCTTTTGAGAACGCAATTGAAGGGACAGTAAATGTAACGCTTGATTACCTTTATCAAAATGATGTGCCACCTATTCAGGCGGAGTATATTTTACCAATATCACAAAATATCATGGTGAATAAACAACGTTCAAGTGATTGGCAAGAAGCGACAACGGTTTTATCTCATCCGCAAGGTTTGGCGCAATGTCATGATTATTTAACCAAAAACTTCCCGCATATTAAACGTGAAGCAGTTTCTAGTACAGCCTTTGCGGCAGAATATGTGAGCACGCATCCAGATGAAAAAACGTTAGCAATCGCCCCTTTATTTGCGGCAGAGCATTATGATTTGGACGTCGTTCGTGCGAATGCGCAAGGAAATATGCATAATGAAACACGATTTATTGCGTTGAGTAATCGAAAATTAGCGATAACAGATGATCCAATTGAAACAAAAACAACCCTTTTATTAAAATTACCAGATAATGATTCAGGGACCTTGCATACGATGCTTTCAACATTTGCATGGCGTAATATCAATATGAGCAAGATTGAATCACGACCAACAAAAACGCGTCTAGGGCAATACTTCTTCCATATCGATTTAGATGTAGGTGCTGATAATCGATTGCTGGATAATGCGATGGTGGAAATATCATTATTAGGTGGCACTGTTAAAGTTTTAGGATCATACGATGTCTATAAGATAAAATAA